A single genomic interval of Lathyrus oleraceus cultivar Zhongwan6 chromosome 7, CAAS_Psat_ZW6_1.0, whole genome shotgun sequence harbors:
- the LOC127107143 gene encoding tabersonine-19-hydroxy-O-acetyltransferase yields MEIETLSRETIKPSSPTPSDLRIYPLSFIDNAFYRKYVPVLFFYNPNEVTNQTSKISQLRKSLSQVLSRYYHFAGRLKDKTTIECNDQGVSFIITKIQHNLSEIVQNPTEELVNPLFSDELQWKIMDWSGSLFIIQINCFACGGIAISILMTHKVGDGTTLFKFLNDWAIINQKLEQQKKQELSVLLSPLSGGASIFPQRDIPIFQELSIPGGNNIVYKRFVFEASKIKSLKERVRNSIDFSPTRVQVVSALIYKRAVSTKGLSFKITPFATVVEVRRRMVPPLSENWVGNIVWFASMSPNKEEMELDELVSKIKEALSEFCEVYPKKFEGKEEEDLSFISGCLEHLNDGYYENHNTYTFSSWCGFPVYDVDFGWGKPIWVTTFGCFMKNLIFMMDTRDGEGIEAFVSMEKNDMDAFENDVEILQYASLNPSNV; encoded by the coding sequence ATGGAGATTGAAACTCTTTCTAGAGAAACTATCAAACCTTCGTCACCAACACCATCTGATTTGAGAATATACCCTCTTTCTTTTATAGATAACGCTTTTTACCGCAAGTATGTGCCAGTTCTTTTCTTTTACAACCCAAACGAAGTCACTAACCAAACTTCAAAAATATCACAACTCCGCAAATCGCTCTCTCAGGTTCTTTCCAGATACTATCATTTTGCTGGTAGATTGAAAGACAAAACCACCATTGAATGCAATGATCAAGGTGTGTCATTTATCATCACAAAGATCCAACACAATTTATCAGAAATCGTCCAAAATCCCACAGAAGAATTGGTGAACCCGTTGTTTTCCGACGAGTTGCAATGGAAAATAATGGATTGGAGTGGAAGTTTATTCATCATTCAAATCAATTGTTTCGCATGCGGAGGAATTGCGATAAGTATCCTCATGACTCACAAGGTTGGTGATGGTACCACTCTTTTCAAATTCTTGAACGATTGGGCCATCATCAACCAAAAACTAGAACAACAAAAAAAACAAGAGTTATCGGTATTATTATCACCTCTTTCTGGGGGAGCTTCGATTTTCCCCCAGAGAGACATACCTATTTTCCAGGAACTTTCCATTCCGGGTGGAAACAACATAGTGTATAAAAGATTTGTATTTGAAGCGTCAAAGATTAAGTCGCTCAAGGAAAGGGTAAGAAATTCTATAGATTTTTCTCCGACACGCGTACAAGTTGTAAGTGCATTAATTTACAAGCGCGCGGTTTCAACAAAGGGATTAAGCTTCAAGATCACACCATTCGCCACAGTTGTGGAAGTTCGCAGAAGAATGGTTCCACCATTATCAGAAAACTGGGTTGGGAACATAGTTTGGTTTGCATCTATGAGTCCAAATAAAGAGGAAATGGAGCTGGATGAATTGGTAAGCAAGATAAAAGAAGCGTTATCGGAATTTTGCGAGGTTTATCCGAAAAAATTTGAAGGGAAAGAAGAGGAGGATTTGTCATTCATTTCTGGGTGTTTGGAACATCTCAATGATGGTTATTATGAGAATCATAATACGTATACTTTTAGTAGTTGGTGTGGATTTCCAGTTTATGATGTAGATTTTGGGTGGGGAAAACCAATATGGGTAACCACTTTTGGTTGTTTTATGAAGAATTTAATATTTATGATGGATACAAGAGATGGAGAAGGGATTGAAGCATTTGTGAGCATGGAAAAGAATGATATGGATGCCTTTGAAAATGATGTTGAGATTCTTCAATATGCATCTCTCAATCCAAGTAATGTTTGA